The DNA window cccctccctcccactctctttcCACCCTTGCAGAACTTGGCAGCCCCTACCAAGACCTGGTCAGAGCCTATTTGATCTGATGACCTTACTTAGCCCATGAGCCCCCAATCAGACACCCTATTGAGTGCCTTGCTTCCTGAAGCCCCGCCAACTCTGCTCCTTCCCCCAGATGTACAACATCTTCCCGAGTCTCCTGGACTGGTTGCCCGGGCCTCACAGGCGCATGTTCAGGAACTTTAGAGGCATGAAAGAGCTCATCGCTCGCAGCGTCCGCGAACACCAGGCCTCTCTGGATCCCAACTCTCCCCGAGACTTCATTGATTGCTTCCTCACAAAGATGGCACAGGTAGCTACGATATCAAAATCCTCCCTCTGGGCTGGTCTGATCCTCTCCTACTGCCCTGGGGCCTCAACCTACGGGGACCTTAACTTGAACAGAGTCTGGGAACTTATTTCCTGAGGAGAAGCTGTGGCACCTGGCCCTGCTGGACTTCTGCCCAGAGCCACTGCCAATTAACAAATCATTAAGCTGTTGTGGTTTGCCAAGGTGTCCAACAAGGGCCTTGCCCCTTTTTATCTCTCCTTGTACACACCTCACACTCCTCTGCTCCCAGGAAGAAAAGTCAGCTCGAGAGAGGGACAGAACTGGCGCCCCTTAGCGGTAGTATTGGAGCGGGTCACACAGGTTCCAAAGCATAGGATTCCCCCAGGCCCTGGCTCATGGCCCCTTTCCACCCCCACAGGAGAAGAAagacccactgagccacttccaAATGGATACCCTGTTGATGACCACACACAATCTGCTGTTCGGTGGCACAGAGACCGTGGGCACCACGATGCGTCATGCCTTCCTTATTCTCATGAAGTATCCCAAAGTACAAGGTACAGGGATATCAAAAGAGCCGCTCAACACTCTCcgtcccttctctccctctccctgtcccgaGGGTTTATTGGAGCCTTCTGCTAATGCACCCTCACATACAAGACAAACCCACTGAGAGAGACTGACACCAGGATGACCCTCAGGGTCCAGACCCGGCATGGTGATCCTCTTTCAAATCAGGCCTGTGTAGTTTTGGCCCCGCCCACAACGCACGCGACTGTCAGGCCTCTGAATCCTGCTCCTTCTGTCCTCATAAAACCCCATCCCTAAGACCGAGACACAAGGTCTGCTGAGGACACCGACCTCTTCTGAATAACAAGACCTCTAGCACAACATGTGAACAACCTCCCCCAGGCTCCACCTCCCGGTGTCTCCCTGGCTTTGCGGGAGATCTCTAGCCTTCCCCTGCACTGCCCACCCACTGGGTCCAAGAGCCTCAAAAGAGGGTCCTAGGATCCAGGTAGCCCTGAAGCCCATctacacaaacccacacaccgAAACCTTACAACAACCATCATTTGCCCTCTCTCGAAAACGACCGCTTGGAAACCCAGACTAGCCAGAAATTGCagctatcttcctgcctcagtttcccccgtGCAATGATTACAGGCCACAACATGGAGCTAGGGAAGCTTTGACTGTCCACTGGTGCAAATCTGTTCCAGTCCCAATGCTCCTCAGGAACCATCAtccactcccttcctctgtcACCCCCAGCCCGCATACAGGAGGAGATTGACCGCGTGGTGGGGCGAGCCCGGATGCCATCGCTGGAGGACCGCATGAACATGCCTTACACAGACGCAGTGATCCATGAAGTACAGCGCTTCGCAGACGTCATCCCCATGAACCTGCCTCATCGCGTCATTCGAGACACGCATTTCCGCGGCTTCCTGATACCCAAGGTGTGCAGGGTAACCTAGGACTAGTATTGCAGAGTGAAGCTGCAGACATGGAAAGTTGCTtgtttctaaaattttttaaacacttttttccaattttaatttgatttttaatgtgtatggctGGGTGTTTTATTtggaatgtatgtctgtgcaccagatgcatgcagtgcccaaggaggccagaagagggcattgtgttctctggagctggagttacatatggctgggcaccaccatgtgggtgctgggaatcaaacccaggtgctCTTCAAAGGCAGCCTGTAACCCTTAACAccagagccatctcctcagccctgtttTGTACATTTTGAGGCAGaagtctcttgtagcccagattggccacAAACTCCCTATGTGACTAAGAATGAACCTGAACTCCggatcatcctgcctctacttcctgtgtgctgagataACAACATTGGCCACTTCAGCCATTTCAGAGTCTTAGAAACAGTCTTTCCCAGAAACCCTTCCCGCACCATTAGAACGCCATACTCCTTCCCCATCTCAAACCCCTACCTTGGACCCTCCCCAGAATCAACAGGGTTTGGGACTTCATCTGAACATCTATCTCCTGAGGGCAAAACACCATTCTTGGAGGACCCCTCCCTCAGAACCCCTACATCTGCTCCTTCAAAGCTCAGGACCAAAGGTTTCTCGGATCTCAGCAGCAGCTATCAGCACCTATCTCTAGGAACCCTGGATGGAGTCTGTCCACCCTTCTCAAGCCCCTAGAAGTTCCATCTTTGCAGCATGGAAATCTGGGTTTCAGGGAGACAGAACAACCCTCTTCTTCCAGAATTCTTCCAGAATGGAGAGTTATCTTAGCAgttttaagagcactggctgctcttctagaggatgcAGGGATGTGGActggattcccagcatccacatcacaacccccattccagttccaggagaccagCCTCTCTCTCCTGACCTCCTTAGCACTTGCACCCGCGTGGACACATatctacatgcaggcaaacactcagacacataaaatgaaaatagtaaaatCCTCAGGAGGTCTAcattgactctgcctcctcctccacacagGACACAGATGTCATCACGCTTCTTAACACCGTGCACTATGACTCTGAACAATTCAAGACGCCTCGGGAGTTCAATCCCGAGCATTTTCTGGATGCCAATCAATCCTTCAAGAAGAGCCCTGCCTTCATGCCATTTTCGGCTGGTAAGAATGGAGCCGCTCTGTTGAACCATACTCCTAACCCGACTCTGCAAGCCCTCTCCATCCCGTCCCATTCTCAGCTTTCCTTACAGAGATTCCCCTTTTCCGGTTTGGCTCCTGTAACCCCCAAGTGGAAGCCCATTTATTTAAGAAGATTTTCAGACTCTCCACTAGGTGGAGAGCTTGGCTCTGCTGTTCCTTACTCTGCCTTGCCCGCTGAcagcaggggaggaggaagggggcggggaaggggaaagagggcaGGAATCCTGTTTACTCAGCAGAGAGGACAAAATGAGGGGTAATGTCAGATAAGTTACCGTGTCGCCTTTTGTGTGCCCCGATACCTCTGGGAAGGGGCAGCGGCTGAGAGTTGGACTCCATAGCCAGATCATACCGGATTGATTGCACCCCAGCTGTGTCTCGGCTGTGGGAACGTTCGAATACAGGATTTGAACCCAGCCAGCTACTTAGGCTTCATTTTCCCCAAAACTCTGAGGCCTTTGTCGGTAATATCGCCAGCCGTTATCTTCAAACCCACAAATTTTCCTCTGAGCATATGCGAGTGCAGCCCCACACTCTACTTCACCTTTGCTCTTGGCCCTCCCACCCACGCAGGACGCCGACTGTGTCTGGGGGAGCCTCTGGCGCGCATGGAGCTCTTCATATTCCTCACCTCCATACTGCAGAACTTCACGTTGCAACCGCTGGTGGAGCCTGAGGACATCGACCTGACTCCGCTTAGCTCAGGGCTGGGCAATTTGCCCAGGCCTTTCCAGTTATGTGTGCAGGTTCGCTGAGTACTGCGCCCAGGGACTGCTCGGTCCCTCTTCCAGCTGATTCCACTGTCGTGGGCCTCCATCAGGGTCTCTACCACATTCTCTTTCCTAACCCCTGGGCCTGGCATATTGGTCCTTTACCCTCCTATCTTAAACCTGTCTTCGAGGGAAGAATGACGTGGCAAAGGGGAATTGCAGTCTTATACCCACAGAACCTACTCTGTAACGTACCCTTTCCTGGGCTTTTTGTATCATTTCCTAATAAATATCTTGACCATAGATTTATACCTgactttattaaattaataaaggaGAAAACCCTTTATGGCAGTGATTCTCATTCTGGGGGTTGAACGACCGATTCAAGAGTACGCCTAAGACCatctgaatatcagatatttacattatgatccataacggtagcaaaaatacagttataaagcagaaatgaaaataatgttatggttgggagtcaccacaacgtgaggaactgtatcaagacgtcacagaattaggaaggttgaaaaccattgTTTTATGGTGAAGAGATCTGGATGCTGAGAGAGGTGGAGACACGCCCATCCTAAGCCCCGCCTTCCTAAATCCTGCCTATTCTAAATCCCTCCTGGAGTCACCAGTTGCAAAATCAAAGACTTGTGTGAGCTACGGGTTGAGTTCAAACCACCTTAACTAGACATTGTCCTTAGTTAAGTTTTTGAAAGTGTTGAAAATATGTCTCACTGATGCTCCTTACCCACGTGTATGATGCCCACGTGATCCAGTCTCCAGGACAgcaaacaaaagggggagggctAATGTTTTCGGAAGACCAGCTTGAAAGCAAAAGTTGTGGGGGcctaaagacagacaggcagaaaaacccagaaagaggcagaaagctACCAGGAGACATAGCAAGCAGGGGGCCTGCAGGATTGAAGTCAGTGAACCTGAGGGGCTGAGAAACAATTACAATGGCTTACACAGTGCTTCCTAAGGAAATTCTCCCTATGGAACAAAGAAGCGTTGTCATTATCTGTTTGCAGAccaaactgagacccagaaaggggAGGTGGTTTTTCCCAGGTCACAGCATCAGAAGTGAGTAGAGCTGGGATCTAAACCCTGATGCGATGGCCACAGAGACGGCAGTCCCAAACACCgcctttttgggtttttttttgtttgtttgtttgttttgttttgttttgtttttcgagacagggtttccctgtagtttctagagcctgtcctggaactagctcttgtagaccaggttggcctcgaactcagagatccgcctgcctctgcctcccgagtgctgggattaaaggtgtgcgccaccgccgcccggcttaaccACCGCCTTTTAATAAACAGAGTATGCAGAGCGACAGAGGGAAACACTGTCAGCCAcggaagaaaggagacagataaagaaaaacgggggctagagagttggctctacagttaagagcacttgctgctcttccaaaggaccctggTTCGAGTCCCAGGAcccatctggtggctcacaactgttcactcctgttccaggggatctaacactctcttctggcctccacaggcactagcatgtggcacacagacaaatGGAGGCAAGACAGCCATACACATAACACaaattttgggggttttgttattgttatttgttttgcttttttagtttcttttgtttttggttcttgtttgtttgtttttttcagatagtgtctcactgtgtagccctggctgtcctggatggaattcactctgtagaccaggctggcaccaaactcacagagatctacctacctctacgtcctgagttctggtattaaaggagaagatttaaagagagaaagcaagagagagaaagagagagagagagagagagagagagagagagagagagagagagagagagagagagagagagagaaacacgaAAAAAGCAGGTAGAGgaggaaagagcaaagaaaaagaccTGGAAATCCAGGTCCACAATCTCAGATACTCCAGAGTTTGGGCAGGAAGATCACTGATCAAAACCTgcctggctacagagtgagttcaaaagCCATCCTGGACGACaaagtaagatcttgtctcaaaaattaaaagtgattAGAAGCTAAGCATGGAAGcccatgtgtttaatcccagaactcgggaggcagaggcagatacttatgagttcaagaccagcctggtttacatagtgagtttcaggccagtcagggctacataatgagaccctgtctccaccttctatgggggggagggaggcttgAAATGTTACTCAACAGTATAGAGCTTgcccagaatcccccagtgaggggctgaagtGTGGTTCAGTGTTAGAGTACTTGCCCAGAATCTACCTGGGGGGTGGGTGCTGGTGACATGGATCAGTGGTAAAGGACTTGCccagaattccccagtgagggtcTGGGGTCTTCTCTCAGTGGTAGatcccctgcctagaatccccagtgagggtcTGGGGTCTtctctcagtggtagagcccctgcctaggatcccccagtgagggtctggggtgtggctcagtggtagagcccctgcctagaatcccccagtgaggggctggggtgtggctcagtggtagagcccctgttAGCATGTGCAATGCTCTAAATATAATTCCTGGAAACAACAGCAATATAAAGATAATGAGTAAAGATAAGAACCATGTGTGGAAGCAGTAGGGTGTAGGAAGATCGGCTCTCACCCCTCACACACCAACACCCcataccccacccccacaaacacaGGCCAATTCCTTTGATCTGCAATTTCTCCCTGTTGGGTGGGGAAATCATCTCAGGCATGAAGCTTCACAGCTCAGTACCGACCCTGACAGCTTGACATTCTGCTGAGGACAGCTTTCCTTCCAAGCTGCAGGCACAGTGAATCTGGCTCCTGGCCACAGGCAGCACTGAGGGAGAGAGACCTACCTTGAAAAGAGTCTCCCCAAAACCATCAGCAGTTGGGACATGCTCTGCAGAGCCCGAGGCTGGCCTGGGTGAGGCCTATAGATAATCTTGACATGGGATATTAACTTCTTAATCCCTACAGGGAGATCACAGGTCCAGTTCAGATCCTCAACAGGCACGAAGAAGCCCAGGGAGAGAGGCAAGGAGAAACACATGAAGATCCTGAAGAGACCAAGGCGTGGTGGGACACATCTGTACCTCGGCATGCAGGAGGCTGGAGCAAGCAgttctgacttcaaggccagcatgggctgcgATAGTGAGCGAGGCTTGGTCTCAGAAGCCAGGTCTGTTGGTGCAGGCATACAACCCCAGatatctgggaggctgaggcaggatctcagcaagttcaaggccagactggaacaacttagtgagatcttgtctcaaaacaaaaagtaaaaagagagttgagcccctgcctagaatcccccagtgaggatttagaggtgtggctcagtggaagagcacttaCCTAAAATTTACCAGTGAGGGCCCCAGGCCtgactcagtgatagagtgcttgcctagagtTTACCAGTGAGGAGCTGGGTGACTAAGTAACAAAGCTTATTCAGGCTCTAGGTACAACGCCTAGTACTGTGGGGGCACTAaaacagacagagacaagaaGTCACAGGAACAGCAGAGAGAGACCTTGGTTAATGAAATCTATTATTCTGGAATTAGAAATCTGACTTCCTACCACACCAAGGCCAATAAGAGACAAAAGTTGGTAGTAGTTTATTCAAGGGTCAGCAATATTTGGAAGAAGGGGCGCTGTGGCTTCAAAGTTCCATCTTTGGGGGCTCAGGGACACAGAGTACtttgtggaggaggaagaggtatgAAAAGAAGGCTGTATCACTCAGCCCAGTCTGAATCATGCAGGGCCtatgtctgtcttttttcttcttttccaaaacatGACAGTGGACTTTAACCTGGGGCTGTTCCTGCACCTCTTTCAGACAAACATATTCAAGCAACAGAAGATGTGATGGctaatttttttatctgtttatttgatttggttttttgaaacaaggtctcactatgtatggctggctgtcccggaactggttctatagaccaggctggcctcaaactcacagagttcagcctttctctgcctccccagtgctgggataaaaggagtgcaccaccatgcctggctctgatAACTAATTTCAACTGTAGTACTAGTTACTAAAATGTAACTTgctgaaaacaagacaaaacgacaacctacagaatggaaaaatatcttcaccaaccccacatcggacagagggctgacctccaaaatatacaaagaactcaagaaattggtcatcaaaagaacaaatactccaatttaaaaatggggtacagacctaaacagagaactctcaacagaggaatctaaaatggctaaaagacacttaaggaaatgtttaacatccttagtcatcagagaaatgtaatcaaaacaactctgagattctatcttacacctgtaagaatggccaagatcaaaaacacagatgacaacttatgctggagaaaatatggggtaaagggaacactccctcattgctgatgggagtgcaagctggtagagctgctttggatttcagtatggtgatttctcaggaaattagaaaacaacctaagactcagcaatatcacttttgggtatatacccaatgaTGCTCagtcgtaccacaaggacatgtgctcaactatgttcatagcagcattatttgtcatagacagaacctggaaacaacccaaatgcccctcaaccagagaaaggataaggaaaatgcggtacatt is part of the Arvicola amphibius chromosome 8, mArvAmp1.2, whole genome shotgun sequence genome and encodes:
- the LOC119820543 gene encoding cytochrome P450 2F2, translating into MDGVSTAILLLLLAVISLSLTFTSWGKGQLPPGPKPLPILGNLLQLRSQDLLTSLTKLSKKYGSVYTVYLGPRRVVVLSGYQTVKEALVDKGEEFSGRGSYPVFFNFTKGDGIAFSNGERWKILRRFSVQILRNFGMGKRSIEERILEEGSFLLEVLRKTEGKPFDPVFILSRSVSNIICSVIFGSRFDYDDERLLTIIRFINDNFQIMSSPWGEMYNIFPSLLDWLPGPHRRMFRNFRGMKELIARSVREHQASLDPNSPRDFIDCFLTKMAQEKKDPLSHFQMDTLLMTTHNLLFGGTETVGTTMRHAFLILMKYPKVQARIQEEIDRVVGRARMPSLEDRMNMPYTDAVIHEVQRFADVIPMNLPHRVIRDTHFRGFLIPKDTDVITLLNTVHYDSEQFKTPREFNPEHFLDANQSFKKSPAFMPFSAGRRLCLGEPLARMELFIFLTSILQNFTLQPLVEPEDIDLTPLSSGLGNLPRPFQLCVQVR